From a region of the Helianthus annuus cultivar XRQ/B chromosome 5, HanXRQr2.0-SUNRISE, whole genome shotgun sequence genome:
- the LOC110942907 gene encoding uncharacterized protein LOC110942907: MSNLAKLEFMALDITEKNYLSWALDAEIHLNANKLGHTIKEGNKTSTQDKTKAMIFLRHHIHESLKNEYLTIKDPLVLWTNLKERYDHQKKVILPRARYEWINLRLQDFKSISEYNSAMFRITSQLILCGENITDKEMLEKTFSTFHASNIVLQQQYRERGFTKYSDLISYLLVAEQNNELLMKNHETCPVGTTPFPEVNVATYNDQSGRHDRGRGYQRGRGHGRSRGRGHGRGRGRAYGQGNYHGVQFKNKRTHQKEVA; the protein is encoded by the coding sequence ATGTCGAATCTTGCAAAGCTTGAATTTATGGCTTTAGACATCACTGAAAAAAATTATTTGTCATGGGCTTTGGATGCTGAAATCCATCTAAACGCCAATAAGCTTGGGCACACAATTAAAGAAGGAAATAAAACAAGTACCCAAGATAAAACAAAGGCAATGATTTTCTTACGCCACCATATTCATGAGTCATTGAAAAATGAATATCTCACTATCAAAGATCCACTCGTCCTATGGACCAATTTAAAAGAAAGGTATGACCATCAGAAAAAAGTAATATTACCAAGAGCTCGTTATGAATGGATTAATTTAAGGTTGCAAGACTTTAAGTCTATAAGTGAGTATAACTCAGCAATGTTTAGAATCACGTCACAATTGATCCTATGTGGTGAAAATATTACTGATAAGGAGATGTTGGAAAAAACATTCTCCACCTTTCACGCCTCAAACATTGTCTTGCAACAACAATATCGTGAAAGGGGCTTCACCAAATACAGTGACTTAATATCTTATTTGCTTGTGGCTGAGCAAAATAATGAGCTACTAATGAAAAACCATGAAACTTGTCCGGTTGGTACAACCCCATTCCCAGAAGTGAATGTGGCAACATATAATGACCAAAGTGGAAGACACGATCGTGGTCGTGGCTATCAACGTGGGCGTGGTCATGGTCGTAGTCGTGGTCGTGGTCATGGACGTGGTCGTGGACGTGCATATGGTCAGGGGAATTATCATGGTGTTCAATTCAAAAATAAAAGAACCCACCAGAAGGAAGTTGCATGA